A DNA window from Daucus carota subsp. sativus chromosome 3, DH1 v3.0, whole genome shotgun sequence contains the following coding sequences:
- the LOC135151376 gene encoding uncharacterized protein LOC135151376 — MHTRSSGTENLIPLDPEIEATARKQSGEQRRNKNKKTMGEEVPAKSLREYGMPDTTGVMSSILRPAVTATHFELKPQFIQFISNDSFAGLASENPVDHLESFLEKCDMIKLTNVPDDAIKLRLFPFSLRDAAKDWLKDEGPNKFTTWDVLAKAFLLKFFSQKKTAKLRNDISNFRQEDDESLHDAWKRFKRLQRQCPHHGIPDWLLIQTFYNGLTQEFRIFIDAASGGSVMAKSTEDARTLLDEMASNDNYPYSDRNQPKKGGKYDVDALTMLTSSMKELANEIKELKSGSSSTVALCEICGTQGHTQYACQYNSSDMAMEQANALYNQNQRQQYNPYSNTYNPGWKDHPNFSYKNNQAQSQPPGFQPRAPFNAPVQPQKSHLENLLEGFISTQVKK; from the coding sequence ATGCACACTCGAAGTTCAGGTACAGAAAATTTGATTCCACTTGATcctgaaattgaagctacagcAAGAAAGCAATCCGGTGAACAAAGgagaaacaaaaacaagaaaactaTGGGCGAAGAAGTACCAGCGAAATCTTTGAGGGAGTATGGTATGCCAGACACCACAGGCGTCATGTCCTCTATTCTCAGACCAGCTGTCACAGCTACTCACTTCGAGCTCAAGCCTCAGTTCATTCAATTCATCTCTAATGATTCTTTTGCGGGCTTGGCTTCTGAAAATCCAGTTGATCATCTCGAGAGTTTTCTTGAAAAGTGTGATATGATAAAGCTGACCAATGTCCCTGATGATGCTATCAAGCTGCGTTTGTTTCCATTTTCTCTTCGGGATGCAGCTAAGGATTGGTTGAAAGATGAAGGGCCAAACAAATTTACTACTTGGGATGTTTTAGCAAAGGCCTTTCTACTTAAATTCTTTAGCCAAAAGAAGACTGCCAAGCTAAGGAATGACATATCTAATTTTCGTCAAGAAGATGATGAATCACTACATGATGCTTGGAAAAGATTCAAACGCCTTCAAAGGCAATGTCCTCACCATGGAATTCCTGATTGGTTGCTGATCCAAACATTCTATAATGGGTTGACACAAGAGTTTCGAATCTTTATCGATGCCGCATCTGGCGGATCAGTTATGGCAAAGAGTACCGAAGATGCAAGAACTCTATTAGACGAGATGGCGTCTAATGACAATTATCCTTACAGTGATCGAAATCAACCCAAGAAGGGTGGTAAGTACGATGTTGATGCTTTGACCATGTTGACGAGTTCTATGAAAGAATTGGCTAATGAGATCAAGGAGCTAAAGTCTGGGTCTTCATCTACAGTTGCTTTATGTGAAATATGTGGTACACAGGGGCACACTCAATACGCTTGTCAATATAATTCATCTGATATGGCTATGGAGCAAGCAAATGCCCTTTACAATCAGAATCAGAGGCAACAATACAATCCTTACTCCAACACGTACAATCCTGGTTGGAAAGATCATCCAAATTTCTCATACAAGAATAATCAAGCTCAATCTCAACCACCTGGTTTTCAACCAAGAGCACCTTTCAATGCACCAGTTCAACCACAAAAATCCCACTTGGAGAATCTCTTGGAAGGATTTATTTCAACACAGGTAAAAAAATGA